In the genome of Populus alba chromosome 11, ASM523922v2, whole genome shotgun sequence, one region contains:
- the LOC118040812 gene encoding berberine bridge enzyme-like 14: MKSPFVFFSVLLISVSLPNSIALPDNFLQCLTENSQPTNPISDAIHTPDNPSFTTVLQSYARNLRFLTLSTPKPLAIIAAKHESHVQATIICSKKLGLQIRIRSGGHDYDGLSYVSDVPFIILDMFNLRSINIDIEDESAWVQAGATLGEVYYRIAEKSNVHGFPAGVCPTLGVGGHFSGGGYGNMMRKYGLSVDNIVDAQIIDVRGRILDRKSMGEDLFWAIRGGGAASFGVILSWKIKLVPVPEIVTVFSVDRTLEEGVSDLAWKWQQIAADKLDNDLFIRLMLQPVNGTQEGKKTIQASFVAMFLGRAERLLSVMNESFPELGLQAEDCAEMRWIESVLSWVGTPNGTPIEVLLDRIPKGVSYLKRKSDYVKEPISKESLESIWKVMAEVGEVAMLWNPYGGKMSEISETETAFPHRAGNIFKIQYSVNWKQEGIDTTNHYVNLTRTLFEAMTPYVSKNPREAFLNYRDIDIGSIGSHGNGTFQEASVYGRKYFKVNFDRLVQIKTRVDPDNFFGYEQSIPTQSSSYSKIL, from the coding sequence ATGAAGAGTCCTTTTGTGTTCTTTTCAGTTCTTCTGATTTCAGTTTCATTACCAAACTCCATTGCACTTCCAGACAACTTTCTGCAATGTCTTACAGAAAATTCTCAGCCAACAAATCCCATTTCTGATGCTATCCATACTCCTGACAATCCTTCATTCACAACAGTTTTGCAGTCTTATGCCAGAAACCTCAGGTTCCTGACTCTTTCAACACCAAAACCCCTTGCTATCATAGCCGCGAAGCACGAATCCCATGTCCAAGCAACCATTATTTGCTCTAAAAAACTTGGCTTACAGATCAGAATTCGGAGTGGCGGTCACGATTACGATGGACTTTCGTATGTTTCTGATGTCCCTTTTATTATTCTTGATATGTTCAATCTTCGATCGATCAATATTGATATTGAAGATGAAAGTGCTTGGGTTCAGGCTGGAGCGACTCTTGGCGAAGTTTATTATAGAATTGCAGAGAAAAGCAATGTCCATGGATTTCCTGCAGGTGTCTGTCCTACACTAGGCGTTGGGGGACACTTTTCAGGTGGTGGATATGGCAATATGATGAGAAAATATGGCCTGTCAGTGGACAATATAGTTGATGCACAGATAATTGATGTCAGGGGCAGGATTCTTGATAGAAAATCTATGGGAGAAGATCTCTTTTGGGCCATTAGAGGAGGAGGTGCAGCAAGCTTCGGAGTCATCCTTTCctggaaaataaaattggttCCAGTCCCGGAAATTGTCACAGTTTTTAGTGTTGACAGAACTCTGGAGGAGGGTGTTAGTGACCTCGCTTGGAAGTGGCAACAGATTGCAGCTGATAAACTAGATAATGATCTCTTCATAAGATTGATGCTACAGCCTGTAAATGGAACTCAAGAAGGGAAGAAAACTATACAGGCATCCTTCGTCGCCATGTTTCTTGGCCGAGCAGAAAGACTCCTCTCGGTGATGAATGAAAGCTTCCCTGAATTAGGTTTACAGGCGGAGGACTGCGCTGAAATGAGATGGATCGAATCTGTCCTGTCTTGGGTCGGCACGCCTAATGGAACTCCTATTGAAGTTTTACTCGACAGGATTCCAAAGGGTGTGAGCTATCTGAAACGGAAATCAGACTATGTTAAAGAACCTATTTCAAAGGAAAGTTTGGAATCCATCTGGAAGGTTATGGCCGAGGTTGGAGAAGTGGCAATGCTCTGGAACCCTTATGGTGGAAAAATGAGTGAGATTTCGGAGACGGAAACTGCATTCCCGCATAGAGCTGGAAACATATTCAAGATCCAATATTCTGTGAACTGGAAGCAAGAAGGGATCGACACCACCAACCATTATGTCAATTTGACAAGAACTCTCTTTGAAGCCATGACTCCTTATGTCTCGAAGAACCCGAGGGAAGCATTCCTCAACTACCGTGATATCGACATTGGTAGCATTGGCAGCCATGGAAATGGGACGTTCCAGGAAGCAAGTGTTTATGGGCGTAAGTACTTCAAGGTTAACTTTGACAGATTAGTGCAAATTAAGACAAGGGTTGATCCTGATAACTTTTTCGGGTATGAGCAAAGTATTCCAACTCAATCATCATCTTACAGTAAGATCCTATGA
- the LOC118040811 gene encoding berberine bridge enzyme-like 1 encodes MAEPTLLAFLLLLLVFNAPSGSFSAATKDESVYESFLQCLEKNTNPQDKISNLVYSQSNAAYTSVLRAYIRNARYNTSATPKPLVIVTPTQISHVQATVICTKKVGYQLKIRSGGHDYDGISYISDTPFFILDMFNLRSIEVDIKDESASVQAGATLGELYYKIWESSKGHGFPAGVCPTVGVGGHLSGGGYGNMLRKYGLAVDNVLDAQIVDVNGKLLDRKAMGEDLFWAICGGGGGSFGVIISYKIKLVPVPKTVTVFRVERTLDQNATDVVYKWQLVAPTISNDLFMRMLLQPVTRKGKQTIRASIVTLYLGDSDSLVALLGKEFPELGLKKENCNETSWIQSVLWWANFDLGTSPDILLDRNPNDANFLKRKSDYVQKPISKDGLEWLWKKMIDVGKTGLVFNPYGGRMSEIPASATPFPHRAGNLYKIQYSVNWQEAGKEADKKFMTQIRRLHSYMTSFVSKNPRSAFLNYRDLDIGVMEPHKDSFEQGSVYGYKYFNDNFDRLVKVKTAVDPENFFRNEQSIPTLPRKA; translated from the coding sequence ATGGCAGAACCAACCCTTTTAGCCTTTCTTTTACTTCTGCTTGTCTTCAATGCACCGTCCGGTTCTTTCTCTGCCGCAACTAAAGATGAATCAGTGTATGAATCTTTCCTTCAGTGcctagaaaaaaatacaaatccccAAGACAAAATCTCGAACCTTGTTTACTCACAATCCAACGCAGCTTACACTTCAGTTTTAAGAGCTTACATAAGAAACGCACGTTACAATACTTCTGCAACACCGAAGCCACTTGTCATTGTGACTCCAACTCAAATATCCCATGTTCAAGCCACAGTTATTTGCACCAAAAAAGTTGGTTACCAGCTCAAAATCAGAAGTGGTGGGCATGATTATGATGGGATTTCTTACATTTCTGACACACCCTTTTTCATTCTTGACATGTTTAACCTAAGGTCCATTGAAGTGGATATCAAGGATGAGTCTGCTTCTGTTCAGGCAGGTGCTACTCTTGGTGAACTCTACTATAAAATCTGGGAAAGCAGCAAGGGTCATGGTTTTCCTGCTGGGGTTTGTCCTACAGTTGGTGTCGGTGGGCATTTAAGTGGTGGGGGTTATGGCAATATGTTGAGGAAATATGGGTTGGCTGTTGATAATGTGTTGGATGCACAGATTGTTGATGTTAATGGGAAACTCCTTGATAGGAAAGCAATGGGGGAGGATCTTTTCTGGGCGATTTGTGGAGGAGGCGGCGGAAGTTTCGGGGTTATAATTTCTTACAAGATCAAGCTTGTTCCGGTTCCTAAGACGGTTACTGTTTTCAGAGTTGAAAGAACACTTGATCAGAATGCTACTGATGTTGTTTACAAGTGGCAATTAGTTGCTCCTACAATAAGCAATGATCTTTTCATGAGGATGCTTTTGCAGCCTGTGACAAGGAAAGGTAAACAGACTATTAGAGCATCAATCGTGACATTGTATTTAGGGGATTCTGATAGTCTCGTGGCTTTACTGGGAAAAGAATTTCCTGAGTTGGGATTGAAGAAGGAGAACTGTAACGAAACAAGCTGGATCCAGTCTGTGTTATGGTGGGCTAATTTTGATCTTGGAACATCACCAGATATTCTTCTTGACAGGAATCCTAATGATGCCAATTTCTTGAAGAGGAAATCAGATTATGTTCAGAAACCAATTTCAAAAGATGGGTTAGAATGGTTGTGGAAAAAGATGATTGACGTAGGCAAGACTGGGTTGGTTTTCAATCCTTACGGTGGTAGAATGAGTGAAATCCCTGCGTCGGCAACGCCATTCCCTCACAGGGCAGGCAATTTGTACAAGATCCAGTACTCAGTGAACTGGCAAGAAGCTGGAAAGGAAGCAGACAAGAAATTCATGACTCAAATAAGGAGGCTTCACAGTTACATGACCTCATTTGTTTCCAAGAATCCAAGGAGTGCATTTTTGAACTACAGGGATCTTGACATTGGTGTTATGGAGCCTCATAAAGATAGTTTTGAGCAGGGTAGTGTTTATGGTTACAAGTACTTCAATGACAATTTTGATAGGTTGGTGAAGGTAAAGACCGCAGTGGATCCAGAAAATTTCTTCAGGAATGAACAGAGCATCCCTACTCTTCCAAGAAAGGCATAG